One window from the genome of Tachysurus vachellii isolate PV-2020 chromosome 5, HZAU_Pvac_v1, whole genome shotgun sequence encodes:
- the tuft1a gene encoding tuftelin 1a has translation MKMCSTRSLYTFSDFTAGDRTDGCRRLRLTLHDQTQQQPAVGKPIGRAFALVQPTSERQPLKDEPAKVEEKVEVIKVYLQGQKKEQDRNQQSLKMLSDEVTQIKEVRYCLKSLREQMAAKNNHRTEHKVLLTQTGMNRGQFALTTLSKQDNEDKQELVDEQERDRMREASKRLYTQLQEAEKRHQDEKEKLQAEAGQYIRQLSEQSDQLKEAQLNAQQQDQRIRELQRLMGGMEHESSSLREELMTREAELLRLHELKEEGQADRQRLEDLEKDNAILKEKIHHLDDMLKSQQRKLRQMIEQLQNSRMVIQERDRVIKELEEKVAFLEAENTELRDQMDYFLNGQRSNSGLLLDSNAQIVYSKPLKPSTQSSKNLPFIKVIEIKS, from the exons ATGAAAATGTGCAGCACTCGGAGCTTGTACACCTTCTCGGATTTCACGGCAGGAGACAGAACG GATGGGTGCCGGAGACTCCGACTGACTCTGCACGACCAAACCCAGCAGCAGCCCGCCGTAGGAAAG CCGATCGGGAGAGCGTTTGCTTTGGTGCAGCCGACGAGCGAGAGGCAGCCGCTAAAGGACGAGCCCGCCAAAGTCGAAGAGAAGGTCGAAGTCATAAAG gtgTATCTGCAAGGACAGAAAAAGGAACAGGACCGGAATCAGCAGAGTTTGAAAATGCTCTCGGATGAggttacacaaataaaagag GTGCGATACTGTTTGAAGAGCCTGAGAGAGCAGATGGCAGCAAAAAACAACCACAGAACGGAGCACAAG GTGCTGTTAACTCAAACTGGCATGAACAGAGGACAGTTTGCTCTGACAACACTATCAAAACAGGACAATGAAGACAAACAG gAGCTTGTGGATGAGCAGGAGCGAGACAGGATGAGGGAAGCCAGCAAGCGACTGTACACCCAGCTTCAGGAGGCAGAGAAGAGACACCAAGACGAGAAGGAGAAATTACAG GCCGAGGCAGGTCAATACATTAGGCAGCTCTCTGAGCAGAGCGATCAGCTTAAGGAAGCTCAGCTTAACGCACAGCAGCAGGACCAGCGCATCAGAGAGCTCCAGAGGCTGATGGGCGGCATGGAACACGAGAGTTCGTCTCTCAGGGAAGAGTTAATGACCAGGGAGGCGGAGCTATTGCGGTTACATGAGCTGAAAGAGGAGGGGCAAGCTGACAGGCAGAG ATTGGAGGATTTGGAGAAGGACAATGCCATCCTTAAAGAGAAGATACACCACCTTGATGATATGCTCAAGAGCCAGCAGAGGAAACTTAGACAGATGATTGAACAG CTGCAGAACTCGCGAATGGTGATTCAGGAGAGGGACCGTGTCATCAAAGAACTAGAGGAGAAAGTTGCTTTCCTTGAAGCAGAG AATACAGAGCTACGTGATCAGATGGACTATTTCCTGAACGGACAAAGGTCAAACTCTGGCCTGTTGTTAGATTCCAATGCTCAAATTGTCTACAG TAAGCCTCTGAAGCCGTCCACACAAAGCAGCAAGAACCTGCCGTTCATTAAAGTCATAGAGATCAAGTCATGA